A single genomic interval of Candidatus Methanomethylicota archaeon harbors:
- the cdhC gene encoding CO dehydrogenase/CO-methylating acetyl-CoA synthase complex subunit beta: protein MFLDIPVDVGPQYEGQRVRRENMFVEFGGPKLKHKFELVRIKANPEEVNDGKVIIVGEDINELKRGGTYPLAIILEVYGSKLDPNAEGVIERRVHEFCNYIQGFMHLNQRYDIWLRVADKSYSKGLTSFKYIGTVLYRLFKSAFPIIEKMQITFVTNGEIVGKLFDQALKVYEARDARIFGLRDEDVDVFYSCRLCQSFAPTHVCIITPERSANCGAITWIDAMVAAKIDPKGPIAPVPKGKLLDPIRGEWEGANETVRKLSGGSIQRVTLYSAFDYPHTSCGCFECVTFYVPEVDGLGIVQRGYAGATPVGLKFGDIADSAGGGKQIPGFYGLGVLYMRSKKFLQADGGWNRIVWMSSELKEKLLDAIPQELRDKIATEKDAKTVEELKKFLIERKHPLAIKILEKKVPEEKVVEKPVTITPTEKEKVEEVISIPEIPVSMGGISFILKNVKIRAEKIVIKRTEERK from the coding sequence ATGTTCCTAGATATACCAGTAGATGTTGGACCACAATATGAAGGGCAGAGGGTTAGAAGGGAAAACATGTTTGTAGAATTTGGTGGACCAAAATTGAAACACAAATTTGAACTTGTTAGGATAAAGGCAAATCCTGAGGAAGTTAATGATGGAAAAGTGATAATTGTAGGTGAAGATATAAATGAATTGAAACGTGGAGGAACATACCCCCTCGCAATAATACTGGAAGTTTATGGAAGTAAGCTGGATCCAAATGCTGAAGGTGTAATAGAGAGGAGAGTTCATGAATTCTGCAATTACATACAAGGATTCATGCATTTAAACCAAAGATACGATATATGGCTTAGAGTCGCAGATAAATCTTATAGTAAGGGGTTAACATCATTCAAATATATAGGCACAGTACTATATAGGCTATTCAAATCTGCATTCCCAATAATAGAGAAGATGCAAATAACATTTGTAACCAATGGAGAAATCGTTGGAAAACTATTTGATCAAGCATTGAAGGTATATGAAGCTAGAGATGCAAGGATATTCGGACTTAGGGATGAAGATGTAGATGTATTCTACTCATGTAGATTATGCCAATCCTTCGCACCAACACACGTATGCATCATAACACCTGAAAGATCGGCAAATTGTGGTGCAATAACATGGATAGATGCCATGGTGGCTGCGAAGATAGATCCGAAGGGACCCATAGCCCCAGTTCCTAAGGGTAAACTGCTAGACCCAATAAGGGGGGAGTGGGAGGGAGCCAATGAAACTGTTAGAAAGCTTTCAGGAGGTTCAATACAAAGGGTAACATTATACTCGGCCTTCGATTACCCACATACATCATGTGGATGCTTTGAATGCGTAACATTCTACGTACCCGAAGTCGATGGACTGGGAATAGTTCAGAGAGGATACGCGGGCGCAACCCCAGTTGGACTTAAATTTGGAGATATAGCTGATTCAGCTGGTGGAGGGAAGCAGATACCTGGATTCTATGGTCTTGGAGTATTATACATGAGGTCGAAGAAGTTTCTACAAGCTGATGGTGGATGGAATAGAATTGTATGGATGTCATCTGAATTGAAGGAGAAGCTACTGGATGCAATACCACAAGAATTGCGTGACAAAATTGCAACTGAGAAAGATGCAAAGACGGTTGAGGAATTAAAGAAGTTTTTAATTGAAAGGAAGCATCCACTTGCAATCAAGATATTGGAGAAAAAAGTTCCAGAGGAAAAGGTTGTTGAAAAACCAGTAACCATAACACCCACGGAGAAGGAGAAGGTTGAAGAGGTAATATCAATACCTGAAATACCAGTAAGCATGGGCGGTATAAGCTTCATATTAAAGAATGTTAAAATTAGAGCTGAAAAGATCGTGATAAAGAGGACTGAGGAGAGGAAGTGA
- the cdhD gene encoding CO dehydrogenase/acetyl-CoA synthase subunit delta: MIIVTDKEKKMMEELGNKVISELLSNIMEAINKGIVELHDVEIEAEELQITLQPMVRRTLKPAVEVVKKKVIEISKLAFEEPKISFPGRVVEVKMGATKSEGGSRDRVLVLGGHTLPPYYYITGVTQTNPPRFGGDVFDMKISLPRAVRQIFGDALDNPVEWAKIWVEKFKAEAINIHLISTDPAIKDTNPQESAKLVEEIMQQVKVPIVVGGSGNPVKDVEVFKKISDVTEGERVVLNSLNLDMKLEDICKHISKKDTVVIDFSPMDLDKAREINRKVYDWIQKDRIILDLNIGGIGYGTEYGFTAMERARLAALIGDTELQHPFNVGASNAWGAREAWITMDPYWGPKEIRGPLWETLTCIICLLAGADYFMMLHPTTMKTLMELRESMFSQPKPQLEDSMKWLSSKLPVI; encoded by the coding sequence GTGATCATCGTGACAGATAAGGAGAAGAAGATGATGGAGGAATTGGGGAATAAGGTTATAAGTGAATTACTATCAAACATAATGGAGGCTATAAATAAGGGCATAGTTGAATTACATGACGTTGAAATTGAAGCTGAAGAATTACAAATAACCCTTCAACCAATGGTTAGGAGAACTCTAAAACCAGCAGTGGAAGTTGTTAAGAAGAAGGTTATTGAAATCTCGAAATTGGCATTTGAAGAACCAAAAATATCATTTCCGGGGAGGGTTGTGGAAGTTAAGATGGGGGCAACTAAGAGTGAAGGTGGATCGAGGGATAGGGTATTAGTATTGGGGGGACATACACTACCACCATACTACTATATAACTGGAGTAACCCAAACAAATCCACCACGCTTTGGTGGAGACGTATTCGATATGAAGATATCATTACCTAGAGCCGTTAGACAAATTTTCGGAGATGCCCTAGACAACCCAGTTGAATGGGCTAAGATTTGGGTTGAGAAATTCAAAGCTGAAGCCATAAACATACACTTAATCAGCACAGACCCAGCCATAAAGGATACAAATCCACAAGAATCAGCCAAACTCGTTGAAGAGATAATGCAACAAGTGAAAGTGCCAATAGTAGTTGGTGGAAGCGGAAACCCAGTAAAAGATGTTGAAGTATTCAAGAAGATTTCAGATGTAACTGAGGGGGAAAGAGTTGTTCTAAATAGTTTAAATTTGGATATGAAACTTGAAGACATATGTAAACATATATCGAAGAAGGATACCGTGGTAATAGACTTCTCACCAATGGACCTAGATAAAGCTAGGGAAATAAATAGGAAAGTTTACGATTGGATACAGAAGGACAGGATAATACTGGATTTGAACATTGGAGGTATAGGTTATGGAACTGAATATGGATTTACAGCCATGGAGAGAGCTAGATTGGCAGCTTTAATTGGAGACACTGAACTTCAACATCCATTCAATGTTGGAGCTTCAAATGCTTGGGGTGCTAGGGAAGCATGGATAACGATGGATCCATATTGGGGTCCAAAGGAGATTAGGGGGCCATTATGGGAAACTCTGACATGCATAATATGCCTCCTAGCAGGAGCTGACTACTTCATGATGCTACACCCAACAACAATGAAAACCCTAATGGAGTTGAGGGAGAGCATGTTCTCCCAACCCAAACCACAATTGGAAGACTCCATGAAATGGTTATCATCAAAATTACCGGTGATATGA
- a CDS encoding CooT family nickel-binding protein codes for MCESDAYIKVDGKEELLAKEIVTLMPKGDGYILIDLSGNKYELNDVVIDHINFVAHKIFFKKIKR; via the coding sequence ATGTGTGAATCTGATGCTTACATTAAAGTTGATGGTAAGGAGGAATTACTCGCCAAAGAGATAGTTACACTAATGCCAAAAGGGGATGGATACATACTAATAGACTTATCGGGAAATAAGTATGAATTGAATGATGTGGTAATAGACCACATAAACTTCGTAGCACACAAAATATTTTTCAAGAAGATTAAGCGTTAG
- a CDS encoding acetyl-CoA decarbonylase/synthase complex subunit gamma, which yields MPWKAPNPIEIYKMLPKTNCGKCGEANCMAFAVKLINFEADLDQCTPLLEEGYRENYQKIKALVAPPVREIALKSPQRTVKIGGEYVLYRHELKYMNPTAIAIDVDDSMDKDTLIKRLKTIENFSYEYVGRKLKLDLVALRSTSKDPKQYMKATQTVIENCTLPLILCSQDPRIIEAGLSVLNGRYKPLIYAATKDNWREMADLAKTYNSALTIASPGDLDTLISLAKTLTEDVGIEDVALDPGCFTGIGGLSYTIKAYTQLRYKAMNEGYKYASYPLIGTPISIWTKPHEDPIQTMMWETILSTIMMTRYADAIIMHSLEGWTLLPLVMWRFQIYTDPRKPVAVEKGLRAIGNPDENSPVFITSNYALTYSIVSNDIQKGGLNAWLIVIDTEGLAVDVSVAAKKFIGDKVLEVIKESGLEGKVKNKILIIPGKAARVSGDIEEATKWKVVVGPMDSSEIPSFIKKMWTPEKIKEILEG from the coding sequence ATGCCGTGGAAAGCACCAAACCCAATAGAAATATACAAGATGCTCCCAAAAACCAATTGTGGGAAGTGTGGAGAAGCAAATTGCATGGCATTCGCAGTTAAACTTATAAATTTTGAAGCAGACCTTGACCAATGCACACCACTACTTGAAGAAGGGTATAGGGAAAATTACCAGAAGATAAAAGCTTTAGTGGCACCACCAGTAAGGGAAATTGCATTGAAATCCCCACAGCGGACAGTTAAGATAGGCGGAGAGTACGTGCTATATAGACATGAACTCAAATATATGAATCCAACAGCCATAGCCATAGATGTCGATGACTCTATGGATAAAGATACACTAATAAAACGCTTAAAGACTATTGAAAACTTTTCATATGAATATGTAGGTCGTAAACTGAAACTTGATTTAGTGGCCCTAAGATCAACATCAAAAGATCCAAAACAATACATGAAAGCCACACAAACAGTAATTGAAAACTGCACACTACCATTAATTCTATGCTCACAAGACCCAAGAATAATAGAGGCAGGACTCTCAGTATTAAATGGGAGATATAAACCACTAATTTATGCTGCAACGAAGGATAATTGGAGGGAAATGGCTGATCTTGCAAAAACATACAATTCAGCATTAACAATAGCCAGCCCAGGAGACCTAGATACACTAATATCCCTAGCAAAAACATTAACGGAAGATGTTGGCATAGAAGATGTAGCTTTAGATCCGGGGTGCTTCACCGGCATTGGCGGATTATCATACACGATAAAGGCATATACACAATTAAGGTATAAGGCTATGAACGAAGGTTATAAGTATGCATCATACCCATTAATAGGAACGCCAATATCCATATGGACGAAGCCACATGAAGATCCCATTCAAACAATGATGTGGGAAACAATTCTATCCACAATAATGATGACCAGATATGCAGATGCCATAATAATGCATTCCCTCGAAGGCTGGACTCTACTACCACTAGTCATGTGGAGATTCCAGATATACACAGATCCGAGGAAGCCAGTGGCAGTTGAGAAGGGTCTTAGAGCCATTGGAAATCCGGATGAAAATTCACCAGTATTCATAACAAGCAATTACGCTTTAACATACAGTATAGTTTCAAACGATATACAGAAAGGTGGCTTAAATGCATGGTTAATAGTTATAGATACCGAAGGGTTAGCTGTAGATGTCTCTGTAGCTGCTAAGAAGTTCATTGGAGACAAAGTTTTAGAGGTAATCAAGGAAAGCGGTCTTGAAGGAAAGGTTAAAAATAAGATATTAATAATACCGGGAAAAGCTGCCAGAGTTTCAGGGGATATAGAAGAAGCAACTAAATGGAAGGTTGTAGTTGGACCAATGGATTCAAGTGAAATACCATCATTCATAAAGAAGATGTGGACTCCAGAGAAGATTAAGGAGATATTAGAAGGATGA
- a CDS encoding AAA family ATPase yields MIRPFIASISGKGGSGKTTLTALLLKVLLESGSNDDIIVIDADPAMNLHELLGVNVEKSIAEIVEEFRRKVDDVEVAVGFSKDALIEYWVYRAIVEANGFDFLSMGRGEGEGCYCYINAVLTKITGKLVKNYSVVLMDMEAGLEHLSRRTDRYVDTLIVMVDPSMMSFKTAEKIKQLVREVNIEAKHMYIVGNRIPKSNEGKLREWSEKVGYEFAGIIPEDEMILEYSVNGKPILDLPSNSPAVMAAREIARNIKLID; encoded by the coding sequence ATGATAAGACCATTCATAGCCTCAATATCAGGTAAGGGGGGTAGTGGGAAGACAACCCTAACAGCACTACTACTAAAAGTTCTACTTGAAAGTGGTAGCAATGATGATATAATAGTGATAGATGCCGATCCAGCAATGAATCTACACGAATTATTAGGTGTAAATGTTGAGAAGAGCATTGCAGAGATAGTTGAAGAGTTTAGGCGTAAAGTGGATGATGTGGAGGTGGCTGTGGGATTCTCTAAAGATGCATTGATAGAATATTGGGTTTATAGGGCAATAGTGGAAGCAAATGGCTTCGACTTCCTATCCATGGGTAGAGGGGAGGGGGAGGGATGCTACTGCTACATAAACGCAGTATTAACAAAAATTACTGGCAAATTAGTAAAGAATTACAGTGTTGTATTAATGGATATGGAAGCTGGATTGGAACATTTAAGTAGAAGGACAGATAGATATGTGGATACCCTAATAGTAATGGTAGATCCATCAATGATGAGCTTCAAAACAGCTGAAAAGATCAAACAATTGGTAAGGGAGGTAAATATAGAAGCTAAACACATGTATATTGTTGGAAATAGGATACCAAAATCCAACGAAGGAAAACTGCGTGAATGGTCTGAGAAAGTTGGATACGAATTTGCAGGGATAATACCTGAAGATGAAATGATACTGGAATATAGTGTGAATGGGAAGCCAATACTGGATTTGCCAAGCAACAGTCCAGCAGTAATGGCGGCAAGGGAAATAGCAAGGAATATAAAGTTGATAGATTAA
- a CDS encoding AAA family ATPase — MKIAIVGKGGTGKTTISACLARLLGRDGYRVIAVDADPSLNLSIALGVPPEEAAKKPILFNEEEFIKSRTQLSGGLYIMNPKVDDVIEKFGIKAPDNVILIRFGEIKQAGSRCLCPEYAFLRALFSHLVLGRKDTVIFDMVAGLEHMSRGVLRGIDLMLCVVEPSVKSIDVAIQMEKFARDLNIRGFSVIANKIRNSKDVELILELMKKQPIISIPYDEAVIEADRIGVPLLDYSPNSDAVKAISKLKDIIKQNI; from the coding sequence ATGAAGATAGCTATCGTTGGAAAAGGTGGAACTGGGAAAACAACCATATCAGCATGCCTAGCCAGACTACTTGGAAGAGATGGATATAGGGTTATAGCTGTAGATGCAGATCCAAGCTTAAACCTATCAATAGCATTGGGCGTACCTCCAGAGGAAGCCGCTAAGAAGCCAATACTATTCAATGAAGAAGAATTCATAAAATCCAGAACTCAGCTATCAGGCGGATTATATATAATGAACCCAAAAGTTGATGATGTAATAGAAAAATTCGGCATCAAAGCTCCAGACAACGTGATACTAATAAGATTTGGTGAGATAAAGCAAGCGGGATCTAGATGCCTATGCCCAGAATATGCATTCCTAAGAGCACTATTCTCCCACCTAGTACTCGGCAGGAAAGATACAGTCATATTCGATATGGTTGCAGGATTAGAACATATGAGCAGGGGGGTATTGAGGGGGATAGACTTAATGCTATGCGTGGTGGAGCCAAGTGTAAAGTCAATTGACGTGGCTATACAAATGGAGAAGTTTGCAAGAGATCTAAACATAAGGGGGTTCTCAGTGATTGCAAACAAAATTAGAAATAGTAAGGATGTGGAATTGATATTGGAACTAATGAAGAAGCAACCAATAATATCAATACCATACGATGAAGCTGTAATTGAAGCCGATAGAATTGGAGTACCACTCCTAGACTACTCACCAAACTCAGATGCCGTAAAAGCCATATCTAAATTGAAGGATATCATAAAACAAAACATATAA
- the cdhA gene encoding CO dehydrogenase/acetyl-CoA synthase complex subunit alpha has protein sequence MSIPHKNFRLKIDELKSALAEIKGLDISVGYIVEEWAEPQGPTPFPTITSLRRWDHILLNKYKPLYLPYCDLCCLCTYGRCDLSRDKRGACGLGLSEQQSRLVTLVCAIGAATHASHAREMLDKLIERYGRDAPINLGEQVHVEMPVTRLVTGVKPNTLGDLEIVMDYVERQIVQTLASVHTGQEGSLIDYESKVFHLGMLDHVALEIADVIQTSSLDFPKADPEAPLIDLGAGVAESRKPVILVIGHNVLPASSIIDYLEENGIRDQVEVCGLCCTAHDITRYEKKRAKIIGPISWQLRFIRTGLPDVIVIDEQCIRTDVVEEARRIGAVVIAASDKACHALPDKTMEDADKIVDELVNGVIPGALILDDERMAEVAVKTALKIFPTRRSKISGLMGENELIEYAKKCTGCRECERSCPQSLPISTAMAKTAKGDVKALASLYNRCFACSRCEKACPRNIPILSMILKSSEEIMKNEKFKMRVGRGPIQDTEIRAVGRDIVLGTIPGVIAFAGCANWPDGASDVAEMAYEFASRRYIVVASGCSAMAIAMYKTEEGKTPYEEFSGEFTAGGLVNVGSCVANAHISGAAIKIANIFARLPLRANYAEIADYIHNRVGAVGIAWGAMSQKAAAIASGFWRLGIPIIVGPHGIKYRRMLLGNAEDENAWYVYDAKTGEKVYGGPAPEHLFYAAETKEEAMVMAAKLCIRPADTPQGRAIKLTNYISLYKKFFGEEKLPKDIHLFIRSEGDIPITYRDEVMRYLKEVGWIEKPVTSNPTHLTEVVEKMKVRET, from the coding sequence ATGTCCATACCCCACAAAAATTTCAGATTAAAGATAGATGAATTGAAGAGTGCATTAGCTGAAATTAAGGGTTTGGATATAAGTGTAGGTTACATAGTGGAGGAGTGGGCTGAACCCCAAGGTCCAACACCATTCCCAACAATAACAAGTTTAAGGAGATGGGATCACATACTACTAAACAAATATAAACCACTATACCTACCATACTGCGATCTATGTTGTCTATGCACATATGGTAGATGCGACCTATCCAGAGATAAGAGGGGGGCATGTGGATTAGGATTATCAGAACAGCAATCAAGATTGGTGACATTGGTATGCGCAATAGGAGCAGCAACACATGCAAGCCATGCACGTGAAATGCTAGATAAATTGATAGAGAGATATGGTAGAGATGCACCAATAAATCTCGGAGAACAAGTACATGTTGAAATGCCAGTAACGAGGCTTGTGACGGGAGTAAAACCAAACACCTTAGGAGATCTAGAGATAGTAATGGATTACGTTGAGAGGCAAATAGTTCAAACACTGGCAAGCGTACATACCGGTCAAGAGGGCAGTTTAATAGATTATGAATCAAAAGTATTCCATCTGGGGATGCTAGACCACGTGGCATTGGAGATAGCTGACGTAATACAAACTTCATCACTAGACTTCCCAAAAGCAGATCCAGAAGCACCACTAATAGATCTCGGAGCAGGAGTTGCGGAATCAAGGAAGCCAGTAATATTGGTGATAGGGCATAACGTTTTACCAGCATCATCAATAATAGATTACCTAGAGGAAAATGGAATTAGAGATCAAGTGGAAGTATGTGGATTATGCTGCACAGCACACGATATAACTAGATATGAGAAGAAGAGGGCAAAGATAATTGGGCCAATATCATGGCAATTGAGATTCATAAGAACAGGATTACCAGATGTAATAGTGATAGATGAACAATGCATACGAACAGATGTGGTTGAAGAAGCTAGGAGGATAGGTGCAGTGGTAATAGCAGCATCAGATAAAGCATGCCATGCACTACCAGACAAAACCATGGAAGATGCTGATAAAATTGTTGACGAATTGGTTAATGGAGTAATACCGGGAGCATTAATACTTGATGATGAGAGGATGGCTGAAGTAGCAGTGAAGACAGCACTCAAAATATTCCCAACGAGGAGGAGTAAAATTTCTGGATTAATGGGTGAAAATGAACTCATCGAATATGCCAAGAAGTGCACTGGATGTAGAGAATGTGAAAGGAGTTGCCCACAAAGTTTACCAATATCCACAGCCATGGCTAAAACAGCTAAGGGGGATGTGAAGGCTTTAGCCTCACTATACAATAGATGCTTCGCCTGCAGTAGATGTGAGAAGGCATGCCCAAGAAACATACCAATATTAAGCATGATACTGAAATCCTCAGAGGAAATCATGAAAAATGAGAAGTTTAAGATGAGGGTTGGTAGAGGGCCCATACAAGACACTGAGATAAGAGCTGTGGGTAGGGATATAGTTTTGGGGACAATACCCGGAGTCATAGCCTTCGCTGGATGCGCCAACTGGCCTGATGGAGCAAGTGATGTAGCTGAAATGGCATATGAATTCGCCTCTAGGAGGTATATAGTTGTGGCATCAGGATGCTCAGCTATGGCAATTGCAATGTATAAAACTGAAGAAGGGAAAACGCCATATGAAGAATTCAGCGGAGAATTTACAGCTGGAGGTTTAGTTAACGTTGGTTCATGCGTAGCCAATGCACATATATCTGGTGCAGCAATAAAGATTGCAAACATATTCGCCAGACTACCATTAAGGGCGAACTATGCTGAAATAGCAGACTACATACATAATAGGGTTGGAGCCGTGGGGATAGCTTGGGGTGCAATGAGCCAGAAAGCTGCAGCAATAGCCTCAGGATTCTGGAGGCTTGGAATACCAATAATAGTTGGCCCCCATGGAATAAAGTATAGGAGAATGCTATTGGGGAATGCTGAAGATGAGAATGCATGGTACGTTTATGATGCTAAGACTGGAGAGAAGGTTTACGGTGGACCTGCACCTGAACACCTATTCTATGCAGCTGAAACTAAGGAGGAAGCTATGGTTATGGCTGCAAAGCTATGTATAAGACCAGCAGACACACCACAAGGTAGAGCAATAAAACTCACAAACTACATATCATTATATAAGAAGTTCTTCGGAGAGGAGAAGCTGCCAAAGGATATACACTTATTCATTAGAAGTGAGGGGGATATACCAATAACATATAGGGATGAAGTCATGAGATATCTTAAGGAGGTTGGATGGATAGAGAAGCCAGTAACATCAAACCCAACACATCTAACCGAAGTTGTTGAAAAGATGAAGGTGAGAGAAACATGA
- a CDS encoding ASKHA domain-containing protein: protein MDYEEGEHARISIPQYNLEFHVKKGSTILEALREKGIGIRSVCGGKGFCGKCKVIVTRGRVEHRVRDKEVISVEELSKGYVLACQAKIIEDIEITIPPESIMGKAKLLADFMSESVEVKPYTHKIIISKGNIHELKKILSEYKVACEEKWSFEELFDKILEDNATLIVNSYLKEIVKIEFAKKVEKFYGLAVDVGTTKIVASIIDMSNGNILATDSEFNKQLVYGEDLMSRISYAMEIKDGLKELQRAVVDTINELVKRLCGKLGVNANEICEVAIAGNTVMTYTTVGLNPSPLVKSFKERVNIPRNPYTLHAKDLGLKLNGNTPIYVLPCAGRFFGGDVIGDIITSRLSFQEQPSILIDIGTNTEVAIGCRDWVLGTTAPAGPAFEGWGLKCGVRAIEGAIESIKIDSETLKAHYNTIGGAKPIGICGSGYIDLLAELFINGVIDVFGKFRRDIESQYIRLGADGYEYVVASKDETSIGRDIVITEKDIYNLIDAKSSVCAAISILLKKMLMNVNDVRKVYICGAFGKYLNVNNAIAIGMIPEFTNAEIIYIGNGSLGGSYLSLISKDYREEAERISKIVAIIELLLDPDFMDEYQAGFVLPGKRELFPTWWEASRKIRHK, encoded by the coding sequence ATGGATTATGAAGAAGGAGAACACGCTAGAATATCAATCCCACAATACAACCTAGAATTCCACGTTAAGAAGGGTTCAACAATACTTGAAGCGCTAAGAGAGAAGGGGATAGGGATTAGGAGTGTATGTGGTGGTAAGGGATTCTGTGGTAAATGTAAAGTTATAGTGACGAGAGGTAGGGTTGAACATAGGGTTAGGGATAAAGAAGTAATATCAGTGGAGGAGCTATCCAAGGGATATGTACTCGCATGCCAAGCAAAGATCATAGAGGATATTGAGATAACAATACCGCCTGAAAGCATAATGGGTAAAGCGAAACTCCTAGCAGACTTCATGAGTGAAAGTGTTGAAGTAAAACCATACACGCATAAAATAATTATAAGCAAGGGAAATATACATGAATTAAAGAAGATATTAAGCGAATATAAGGTAGCTTGCGAAGAGAAATGGAGCTTCGAGGAATTATTTGATAAAATATTGGAGGATAATGCAACTCTAATCGTAAACTCATACCTTAAAGAGATAGTTAAAATCGAATTTGCAAAGAAGGTTGAGAAATTCTATGGTTTAGCTGTAGACGTTGGAACCACAAAGATAGTTGCATCAATAATTGATATGAGCAATGGAAACATCCTAGCAACTGATTCGGAATTCAATAAACAATTGGTTTATGGAGAAGATTTAATGTCAAGAATATCATATGCAATGGAAATAAAGGATGGTTTAAAGGAGCTTCAAAGGGCAGTTGTGGATACAATAAATGAACTCGTAAAGAGGTTATGTGGGAAACTTGGCGTAAATGCCAATGAAATATGTGAAGTAGCTATTGCTGGAAACACTGTAATGACATATACAACAGTAGGGTTGAATCCAAGTCCACTGGTAAAATCATTTAAAGAGAGAGTTAACATTCCAAGAAACCCATACACACTACATGCAAAGGATCTAGGATTAAAATTGAATGGGAATACACCAATATACGTACTTCCATGTGCAGGTAGATTCTTCGGTGGAGACGTCATAGGAGACATCATAACTTCAAGATTAAGCTTCCAAGAACAACCATCCATACTAATAGACATAGGAACAAACACAGAAGTTGCTATTGGATGTAGAGATTGGGTTTTGGGGACCACAGCTCCAGCTGGACCAGCCTTTGAAGGGTGGGGACTTAAATGTGGTGTAAGGGCCATTGAGGGGGCAATTGAAAGTATAAAGATAGATTCAGAAACGTTAAAAGCACATTACAACACAATAGGTGGAGCAAAACCAATTGGAATATGTGGTTCTGGGTACATAGATTTACTAGCAGAACTATTCATAAATGGAGTAATAGATGTGTTTGGCAAATTCAGAAGGGATATAGAATCACAGTACATTAGATTGGGGGCTGATGGATACGAATATGTAGTTGCATCTAAAGATGAAACTTCAATTGGAAGGGATATAGTGATAACGGAGAAGGACATATACAATCTAATTGATGCAAAATCCTCAGTTTGCGCTGCAATATCAATTCTATTGAAGAAGATGTTGATGAACGTAAACGATGTTAGAAAAGTGTACATATGTGGAGCTTTCGGAAAATACCTAAACGTAAATAACGCCATAGCAATAGGAATGATACCGGAATTCACAAATGCCGAAATAATTTACATTGGGAATGGATCCCTCGGAGGATCATATCTATCATTGATATCAAAGGATTATAGGGAGGAGGCTGAGAGGATTTCAAAGATAGTGGCGATCATAGAATTACTATTAGACCCAGACTTCATGGATGAATATCAAGCTGGATTCGTACTCCCAGGTAAGAGGGAGCTATTCCCAACATGGTGGGAAGCCAGTAGGAAAATACGTCATAAATAA
- a CDS encoding DUF3786 domain-containing protein yields MALLSYWKNWDKVKDTVKSLAGRFGFEKGREIRFLGFKLSLENGKIYDEILNEEVEDDRKGEIYYVLYIHSQATEDVGETGEYASFTELFKAYGEYALKHCPAFKSVCKEFEEGFGRNPEPLRKVAEILGCEIVDYGDMALKIYALPKVPIILVIWVGDEEMPPSSNILFDKSAVNYIPECEALVRLAKITVERVLSIAKSHKPIKT; encoded by the coding sequence ATGGCACTCCTCTCATACTGGAAGAATTGGGATAAAGTTAAAGATACTGTTAAAAGTCTTGCTGGGAGATTTGGATTTGAGAAGGGGAGGGAAATCCGCTTCCTAGGATTCAAATTATCATTGGAGAATGGGAAGATATATGATGAAATTCTAAATGAAGAGGTTGAAGATGATAGGAAAGGCGAAATATACTATGTATTATACATACATTCCCAAGCAACAGAAGATGTTGGGGAAACTGGGGAATACGCTTCATTCACAGAATTATTCAAGGCATATGGAGAATACGCTTTAAAACACTGTCCAGCATTTAAGAGTGTATGTAAAGAGTTTGAAGAGGGGTTTGGTAGAAATCCAGAACCACTACGTAAAGTTGCAGAGATATTGGGATGTGAAATTGTAGATTATGGTGATATGGCATTAAAGATATACGCCCTACCAAAAGTACCAATAATACTGGTAATATGGGTTGGCGATGAGGAAATGCCACCCTCAAGCAACATACTATTCGATAAATCGGCAGTCAACTATATACCGGAATGTGAAGCCCTCGTAAGACTTGCAAAGATAACTGTTGAAAGAGTCTTAAGCATTGCAAAATCACATAAACCCATCAAAACTTAA